In a single window of the Hypanus sabinus isolate sHypSab1 chromosome 15, sHypSab1.hap1, whole genome shotgun sequence genome:
- the LOC132405560 gene encoding protocadherin-1-like isoform X4: MRGRERRRERGWKRKRERGWKRNREKASGQRQAQREKKKQAKLPDPMLQAFALLLTHSLAELAAHLLTPMARPLAPSLRGLLLLLPLLVALYPVPGCVAQGSVKFTFREEQPPNTLIGNPGETLGLERENRLFKLEMGQPYLRVDETGGNLYTTETPIDREQMMCESPTECQLEFEISVTDTMYNAATVLVEGKISVQDINDNTPTFSSPVISISIPEHTPPGTLVNIPTASDRDAGTNGVAGYELLGNEGQGLFSLQVAEEHGEKLPQLIVTGSLDREQRDTYDLTVRVVDGGQPPRSSTSVLRVTVLDINDNAPRFERYAYQGTVEENSPAGTSILQVRATDIDMGENSHIEYTFAQAADNARRLLRLDKNTGWITVQGPVDREQFSQFRFYVHARDKGPIPKQDRASVVITVRDTNDNAPAIDIRGIGLVTHRDGVASIDEDATVDSAVALVQVSDRDEGENAAVTCIVAGDVPFQLKPASESSSEKKKKFFLQTTTALDYEKVREYLIQIVAVDSGNPPLSSTNTLKVKVVDVNDNAPSFAQSRMQVGILENNRPPTSLLRVEATDADSGSNAELLYSLYPDPTIQNLFQINPDTGEVRAISVLDRELRERYEFKVAAADKGTPSLKGTATVVVNVLDENDNDPRFMLNAYNFSVRENLPPSSPVGMVTVTDLDKEANARFTLSVEPDNGEFEIQNGTGTILSRVSFDRERQSTYTFQLKAIDGGTPPRSAYVSVIINVLDENDNTPFITQPSNSSFQHISPLTPIGTLVERVKAEDMDIGPNANLTYEIVGGNPFDLFRISAVGNVTLEKELMRRHYGLHRLVVQVRDGGTPARFATALVHLYVNDTMANISLVEALVGHSLNTPLNVDIAGDPEYEKSKQRSNVLFGVIAGIIAVTLVIVVVVLIRYCRQKEAKSGYQAGKKETKDLYTPKQTSKNTKHKVKKSKPSKPSKPLDVEESGAQRGLQFNLINESSTDSPRIHLPLNCNPGSPDLGRHYRSNSPLPSIQLHPQSPTAGKKHQVVQDLPAANTFVGTGDSNSTGSDQYSDYSYKTNPPKYNKQLPHRRVTFSTANQSQDLQDPSQHSYYDSGLEESETPSSKSSSGPRLGPLALPEDHYERTTPDGSIGEMEHPENDYCFFCLMGEDGI; this comes from the exons atgcgagggagggagagaaggagagagagagggtggaagagaaagagagagagggggtggaagagaaacagagagaaagcGAGCGGACAGCGCCaagcacagagagagaaaaaaaaacaagcaaaactcCCAGACCCAATGCTGCAGGCTTTCGCTTTGCTGCTGACCCACTCTCTCGCCGAG CTGGCAGCGCACTTGTTGACGCCGATGGCTCGGCCGCTCGCCCCCTCCCTTCGCGGCTTGCTGCTCCTGCTGCCCCTGCTCGTCGCCCTGTACCCGGTCCCCGGCTGCGTGGCGCAGGGCTCGGTGAAGTTCACCTTCCGGGAGGAGCAGCCGCCCAACACGCTGATCGGTAACCCGGGCGAGACACTGGGTCTGGAGCGAGAGAACCGGTTATTCAAGTTGGAAATGGGCCAGCCTTACCTCCGGGTGGACGAGACGGGAGGCAACCTGTACACCACCGAGACCCCCATCGACCGCGAGCAGATGATGTGCGAGAGCCCCACCGAGTGCCAGCTCGAGTTCGAGATCTCGGTCACCGACACCATGTACAATGCTGCCACAGTGCTCGTGGAAGGCAAGATTTCGGTGCAGGACATTAACGACAACACTCCCACGTTCAGCTCCCCGGTCATCTCCATCTCCATTCCGGAACACACACCTCCGGGAACTCTGGTCAATATCCCCACGGCCAGCGACCGCGACGCCGGCACTAACGGAGTCGCCGGCTACGAACTGTTAGGCAACGAGGGACAGGGTCTGTTTAGCCTACAGGTGGCCGAGGAACATGGCGAAAAGTTGCCTCAGCTGATCGTCACCGGCTCGCTGGACAGGGAGCAACGCGACACTTACGATTTGACTGTGCGGGTGGTAGACGGGGGTCAGCCCCCCCGGAGCAGTACCTCGGTGTTGCGGGTCACCGTGCTGGACATTAACGACAACGCGCCCCGCTTCGAAAGGTACGCCTACCAAGGCACGGTGGAGGAGAACAGCCCCGCCGGTACCTCCATCCTGCAGGTGAGAGCTACCGATATTGACATGGGAGAGAACTCCCACATCGAGTACACGTTCGCCCAGGCGGCGGATAATGCCCGCCGCCTACTCCGCCTGGACAAGAACACCGGCTGGATCACGGTGCAGGGACCGGTGGACCGCGAGCAGTTCAGCCAATTCAGGTTCTACGTGCACGCCCGCGACAAGGGCCCCATACCCAAACAGGACAGGGCGTCGGTGGTGATCACGGTGCGGGACACGAACGATAACGCGCCAGCGATCGACATCCGAGGCATCGGTCTGGTCACTCATCGGGACGGCGTGGCCAGCATTGACGAGGACGCGACGGTCGACTCCGCCGTGGCCCTCGTCCAAGTGTCGGACCGCGACGAGGGGGAGAACGCGGCGGTGACTTGTATAGTGGCCGGGGACGTCCCTTTCCAGCTGAAACCCGCCAGTGAGTCGAGCAGcgagaagaagaagaagttcttcctgcaGACCACCACCGCCCTTGACTACGAGAAGGTGCGCGAGTACCTGATCCAGATCGTGGCGGTGGATTCGGGCAACCCCCCTCTTTCCAGCACCAACACTCTGAAGGTAAAGGTGGTGGATGTGAATGACAACGCGCCCAGCTTCGCGCAGAGCCGCATGCAGGTGGGGATCTTGGAAAATAACCGGCCCCCGACCTCGCTGCTGCGTGTGGAGGCCACGGACGCCGACAGCGGAAGCAATGCCGAGCTACTCTACTCCCTATATCCCGACCCGACCATCCAGAACTTGTTCCAGATTAACCCGGACACGGGCGAGGTGAGAGCCATCTCGGTGCTGGACCGCGAGCTGAGGGAGCGCTACGAGTTCAAAGTCGCCGCCGCCGACAAGGGGACCCCTAGTCTGAAGGGGACGGCCACCGTTGTGGTCAATGTGCTGGACGAGAACGACAACGACCCCCGGTTCATGCTTAACGCCTACAACTTTTCGGTGCGGGAGAACCTGCCCCCGTCCAGTCCAGTGGGCATGGTGACGGTGACGGACCTGGACAAGGAGGCGAATGCGCGGTTCACCCTGTCCGTAGAACCAGATAATGGCGAGTTTGAGATCCAGAACGGCACGGGTACCATACTCTCTCGGGTCTCCTTCGACCGGGAGCGCCAGAGCACCTACACTTTCCAGCTGAAGGCAATAGACGGCGGAACGCCCCCCAGGTCAGCCTATGTCAGTGTTATCATTAATGTTTTGGATGAAAACGACAACACACCCTTCATCACCCAACCATCCAATTCCTCCTTCCAACACATCAGTCCTCTCACCCCCATTGGCACACTAGTGGAACGAGTCAAAGCCGAAGACATGGACATTGGCCCCAATGCCAACTTGACTTATGAGATCGTTGGAGGTAACCCCTTTGACCTGTTCCGCATCTCCGCTGTCGGGAACGTGACCCTGGAGAAGGAACTCATGCGCAGGCACTACGGGTTGCACCGCCTTGTGGTCCAGGTGAGGGATGGGGGCACGCCAGCCCGCTTCGCCACCGCTTTGGTTCACTTGTATGTCAACGACACCATGGCCAACATTAGCCTGGTGGAAGCCCTGGTGGGCCACAGCCTCAACACCCCGTTGAACGTAGACATCGCCGGAGACCCCGAGTACGAGAAGAGCAAGCAACGGAGCAACGTCCTGTTCGGAGTGATCGCTGGGATTATCGCAGTCACGCTGGTGATCGTGGTGGTGGTCCTGATCCGCTACTGCAGGCAGAAGGAAGCCAAGAGTGGATACCAGGCCGGCAAAAAGGAAACCAAGGATTTGTACACACCCAAACAGACCAGTAAAAACACCAAGCACAAAGTTAAGAAAAGCAAACCGTCCAAACCCTCCAAACCTCTGGACGTCGAGGAGAGCGGCGCCCAGAGGGGATTACAATTCAACCTGATCAACGAATCGAGCACTGACAGTCCACGGATTCACCTGCCACTGAACTGTAACCCGGGTAGCCCCGACCTAGGGAGACACTACAGGTCgaactctcctctcccttccatcCAGCTGCACCCGCAGTCCCCGACTGCGGGGAAAAAGCACCAAGTCGTGCAAGACCTGCCCGCAGCCAACACCTTCGTCGGGACTGGGGACAGCAACTCTACTGGCTCGGACCAGTACTCAGATTACAGCTACAAGACCAATCCGCCCAAGTACAACAAACAG
- the LOC132405560 gene encoding protocadherin-1-like isoform X8, whose translation MRGRERRRERGWKRKRERGWKRNREKASGQRQAQREKKKQAKLPDPMLQAFALLLTHSLAELAAHLLTPMARPLAPSLRGLLLLLPLLVALYPVPGCVAQGSVKFTFREEQPPNTLIGNPGETLGLERENRLFKLEMGQPYLRVDETGGNLYTTETPIDREQMMCESPTECQLEFEISVTDTMYNAATVLVEGKISVQDINDNTPTFSSPVISISIPEHTPPGTLVNIPTASDRDAGTNGVAGYELLGNEGQGLFSLQVAEEHGEKLPQLIVTGSLDREQRDTYDLTVRVVDGGQPPRSSTSVLRVTVLDINDNAPRFERYAYQGTVEENSPAGTSILQVRATDIDMGENSHIEYTFAQAADNARRLLRLDKNTGWITVQGPVDREQFSQFRFYVHARDKGPIPKQDRASVVITVRDTNDNAPAIDIRGIGLVTHRDGVASIDEDATVDSAVALVQVSDRDEGENAAVTCIVAGDVPFQLKPASESSSEKKKKFFLQTTTALDYEKVREYLIQIVAVDSGNPPLSSTNTLKVKVVDVNDNAPSFAQSRMQVGILENNRPPTSLLRVEATDADSGSNAELLYSLYPDPTIQNLFQINPDTGEVRAISVLDRELRERYEFKVAAADKGTPSLKGTATVVVNVLDENDNDPRFMLNAYNFSVRENLPPSSPVGMVTVTDLDKEANARFTLSVEPDNGEFEIQNGTGTILSRVSFDRERQSTYTFQLKAIDGGTPPRSAYVSVIINVLDENDNTPFITQPSNSSFQHISPLTPIGTLVERVKAEDMDIGPNANLTYEIVGGNPFDLFRISAVGNVTLEKELMRRHYGLHRLVVQVRDGGTPARFATALVHLYVNDTMANISLVEALVGHSLNTPLNVDIAGDPEYEKSKQRSNVLFGVIAGIIAVTLVIVVVVLIRYCRQKEAKSGYQAGKKETKDLYTPKQTSKNTKHKVKKSKPSKPSKPLDVEESGAQRGLQFNLINESSTDSPRIHLPLNCNPGSPDLGRHYRSNSPLPSIQLHPQSPTAGKKHQVVQDLPAANTFVGTGDSNSTGSDQYSDYSYKTNPPKYNKQMLPDLLSSSSILIIAPESSIHRL comes from the exons atgcgagggagggagagaaggagagagagagggtggaagagaaagagagagagggggtggaagagaaacagagagaaagcGAGCGGACAGCGCCaagcacagagagagaaaaaaaaacaagcaaaactcCCAGACCCAATGCTGCAGGCTTTCGCTTTGCTGCTGACCCACTCTCTCGCCGAG CTGGCAGCGCACTTGTTGACGCCGATGGCTCGGCCGCTCGCCCCCTCCCTTCGCGGCTTGCTGCTCCTGCTGCCCCTGCTCGTCGCCCTGTACCCGGTCCCCGGCTGCGTGGCGCAGGGCTCGGTGAAGTTCACCTTCCGGGAGGAGCAGCCGCCCAACACGCTGATCGGTAACCCGGGCGAGACACTGGGTCTGGAGCGAGAGAACCGGTTATTCAAGTTGGAAATGGGCCAGCCTTACCTCCGGGTGGACGAGACGGGAGGCAACCTGTACACCACCGAGACCCCCATCGACCGCGAGCAGATGATGTGCGAGAGCCCCACCGAGTGCCAGCTCGAGTTCGAGATCTCGGTCACCGACACCATGTACAATGCTGCCACAGTGCTCGTGGAAGGCAAGATTTCGGTGCAGGACATTAACGACAACACTCCCACGTTCAGCTCCCCGGTCATCTCCATCTCCATTCCGGAACACACACCTCCGGGAACTCTGGTCAATATCCCCACGGCCAGCGACCGCGACGCCGGCACTAACGGAGTCGCCGGCTACGAACTGTTAGGCAACGAGGGACAGGGTCTGTTTAGCCTACAGGTGGCCGAGGAACATGGCGAAAAGTTGCCTCAGCTGATCGTCACCGGCTCGCTGGACAGGGAGCAACGCGACACTTACGATTTGACTGTGCGGGTGGTAGACGGGGGTCAGCCCCCCCGGAGCAGTACCTCGGTGTTGCGGGTCACCGTGCTGGACATTAACGACAACGCGCCCCGCTTCGAAAGGTACGCCTACCAAGGCACGGTGGAGGAGAACAGCCCCGCCGGTACCTCCATCCTGCAGGTGAGAGCTACCGATATTGACATGGGAGAGAACTCCCACATCGAGTACACGTTCGCCCAGGCGGCGGATAATGCCCGCCGCCTACTCCGCCTGGACAAGAACACCGGCTGGATCACGGTGCAGGGACCGGTGGACCGCGAGCAGTTCAGCCAATTCAGGTTCTACGTGCACGCCCGCGACAAGGGCCCCATACCCAAACAGGACAGGGCGTCGGTGGTGATCACGGTGCGGGACACGAACGATAACGCGCCAGCGATCGACATCCGAGGCATCGGTCTGGTCACTCATCGGGACGGCGTGGCCAGCATTGACGAGGACGCGACGGTCGACTCCGCCGTGGCCCTCGTCCAAGTGTCGGACCGCGACGAGGGGGAGAACGCGGCGGTGACTTGTATAGTGGCCGGGGACGTCCCTTTCCAGCTGAAACCCGCCAGTGAGTCGAGCAGcgagaagaagaagaagttcttcctgcaGACCACCACCGCCCTTGACTACGAGAAGGTGCGCGAGTACCTGATCCAGATCGTGGCGGTGGATTCGGGCAACCCCCCTCTTTCCAGCACCAACACTCTGAAGGTAAAGGTGGTGGATGTGAATGACAACGCGCCCAGCTTCGCGCAGAGCCGCATGCAGGTGGGGATCTTGGAAAATAACCGGCCCCCGACCTCGCTGCTGCGTGTGGAGGCCACGGACGCCGACAGCGGAAGCAATGCCGAGCTACTCTACTCCCTATATCCCGACCCGACCATCCAGAACTTGTTCCAGATTAACCCGGACACGGGCGAGGTGAGAGCCATCTCGGTGCTGGACCGCGAGCTGAGGGAGCGCTACGAGTTCAAAGTCGCCGCCGCCGACAAGGGGACCCCTAGTCTGAAGGGGACGGCCACCGTTGTGGTCAATGTGCTGGACGAGAACGACAACGACCCCCGGTTCATGCTTAACGCCTACAACTTTTCGGTGCGGGAGAACCTGCCCCCGTCCAGTCCAGTGGGCATGGTGACGGTGACGGACCTGGACAAGGAGGCGAATGCGCGGTTCACCCTGTCCGTAGAACCAGATAATGGCGAGTTTGAGATCCAGAACGGCACGGGTACCATACTCTCTCGGGTCTCCTTCGACCGGGAGCGCCAGAGCACCTACACTTTCCAGCTGAAGGCAATAGACGGCGGAACGCCCCCCAGGTCAGCCTATGTCAGTGTTATCATTAATGTTTTGGATGAAAACGACAACACACCCTTCATCACCCAACCATCCAATTCCTCCTTCCAACACATCAGTCCTCTCACCCCCATTGGCACACTAGTGGAACGAGTCAAAGCCGAAGACATGGACATTGGCCCCAATGCCAACTTGACTTATGAGATCGTTGGAGGTAACCCCTTTGACCTGTTCCGCATCTCCGCTGTCGGGAACGTGACCCTGGAGAAGGAACTCATGCGCAGGCACTACGGGTTGCACCGCCTTGTGGTCCAGGTGAGGGATGGGGGCACGCCAGCCCGCTTCGCCACCGCTTTGGTTCACTTGTATGTCAACGACACCATGGCCAACATTAGCCTGGTGGAAGCCCTGGTGGGCCACAGCCTCAACACCCCGTTGAACGTAGACATCGCCGGAGACCCCGAGTACGAGAAGAGCAAGCAACGGAGCAACGTCCTGTTCGGAGTGATCGCTGGGATTATCGCAGTCACGCTGGTGATCGTGGTGGTGGTCCTGATCCGCTACTGCAGGCAGAAGGAAGCCAAGAGTGGATACCAGGCCGGCAAAAAGGAAACCAAGGATTTGTACACACCCAAACAGACCAGTAAAAACACCAAGCACAAAGTTAAGAAAAGCAAACCGTCCAAACCCTCCAAACCTCTGGACGTCGAGGAGAGCGGCGCCCAGAGGGGATTACAATTCAACCTGATCAACGAATCGAGCACTGACAGTCCACGGATTCACCTGCCACTGAACTGTAACCCGGGTAGCCCCGACCTAGGGAGACACTACAGGTCgaactctcctctcccttccatcCAGCTGCACCCGCAGTCCCCGACTGCGGGGAAAAAGCACCAAGTCGTGCAAGACCTGCCCGCAGCCAACACCTTCGTCGGGACTGGGGACAGCAACTCTACTGGCTCGGACCAGTACTCAGATTACAGCTACAAGACCAATCCGCCCAAGTACAACAAACAG
- the LOC132405560 gene encoding protocadherin-1-like isoform X6 — protein MRGRERRRERGWKRKRERGWKRNREKASGQRQAQREKKKQAKLPDPMLQAFALLLTHSLAELAAHLLTPMARPLAPSLRGLLLLLPLLVALYPVPGCVAQGSVKFTFREEQPPNTLIGNPGETLGLERENRLFKLEMGQPYLRVDETGGNLYTTETPIDREQMMCESPTECQLEFEISVTDTMYNAATVLVEGKISVQDINDNTPTFSSPVISISIPEHTPPGTLVNIPTASDRDAGTNGVAGYELLGNEGQGLFSLQVAEEHGEKLPQLIVTGSLDREQRDTYDLTVRVVDGGQPPRSSTSVLRVTVLDINDNAPRFERYAYQGTVEENSPAGTSILQVRATDIDMGENSHIEYTFAQAADNARRLLRLDKNTGWITVQGPVDREQFSQFRFYVHARDKGPIPKQDRASVVITVRDTNDNAPAIDIRGIGLVTHRDGVASIDEDATVDSAVALVQVSDRDEGENAAVTCIVAGDVPFQLKPASESSSEKKKKFFLQTTTALDYEKVREYLIQIVAVDSGNPPLSSTNTLKVKVVDVNDNAPSFAQSRMQVGILENNRPPTSLLRVEATDADSGSNAELLYSLYPDPTIQNLFQINPDTGEVRAISVLDRELRERYEFKVAAADKGTPSLKGTATVVVNVLDENDNDPRFMLNAYNFSVRENLPPSSPVGMVTVTDLDKEANARFTLSVEPDNGEFEIQNGTGTILSRVSFDRERQSTYTFQLKAIDGGTPPRSAYVSVIINVLDENDNTPFITQPSNSSFQHISPLTPIGTLVERVKAEDMDIGPNANLTYEIVGGNPFDLFRISAVGNVTLEKELMRRHYGLHRLVVQVRDGGTPARFATALVHLYVNDTMANISLVEALVGHSLNTPLNVDIAGDPEYEKSKQRSNVLFGVIAGIIAVTLVIVVVVLIRYCRQKEAKSGYQAGKKETKDLYTPKQTSKNTKHKVKKSKPSKPSKPLDVEESGAQRGLQFNLINESSTDSPRIHLPLNCNPGSPDLGRHYRSNSPLPSIQLHPQSPTAGKKHQVVQDLPAANTFVGTGDSNSTGSDQYSDYSYKTNPPKYNKQLPHRRVTFSTANQSQDLQDPSQHSYYDSGLEESETPSSKSSSGPRLGPLALPEDHYERTTPDGSIGEMEHPENGAA, from the exons atgcgagggagggagagaaggagagagagagggtggaagagaaagagagagagggggtggaagagaaacagagagaaagcGAGCGGACAGCGCCaagcacagagagagaaaaaaaaacaagcaaaactcCCAGACCCAATGCTGCAGGCTTTCGCTTTGCTGCTGACCCACTCTCTCGCCGAG CTGGCAGCGCACTTGTTGACGCCGATGGCTCGGCCGCTCGCCCCCTCCCTTCGCGGCTTGCTGCTCCTGCTGCCCCTGCTCGTCGCCCTGTACCCGGTCCCCGGCTGCGTGGCGCAGGGCTCGGTGAAGTTCACCTTCCGGGAGGAGCAGCCGCCCAACACGCTGATCGGTAACCCGGGCGAGACACTGGGTCTGGAGCGAGAGAACCGGTTATTCAAGTTGGAAATGGGCCAGCCTTACCTCCGGGTGGACGAGACGGGAGGCAACCTGTACACCACCGAGACCCCCATCGACCGCGAGCAGATGATGTGCGAGAGCCCCACCGAGTGCCAGCTCGAGTTCGAGATCTCGGTCACCGACACCATGTACAATGCTGCCACAGTGCTCGTGGAAGGCAAGATTTCGGTGCAGGACATTAACGACAACACTCCCACGTTCAGCTCCCCGGTCATCTCCATCTCCATTCCGGAACACACACCTCCGGGAACTCTGGTCAATATCCCCACGGCCAGCGACCGCGACGCCGGCACTAACGGAGTCGCCGGCTACGAACTGTTAGGCAACGAGGGACAGGGTCTGTTTAGCCTACAGGTGGCCGAGGAACATGGCGAAAAGTTGCCTCAGCTGATCGTCACCGGCTCGCTGGACAGGGAGCAACGCGACACTTACGATTTGACTGTGCGGGTGGTAGACGGGGGTCAGCCCCCCCGGAGCAGTACCTCGGTGTTGCGGGTCACCGTGCTGGACATTAACGACAACGCGCCCCGCTTCGAAAGGTACGCCTACCAAGGCACGGTGGAGGAGAACAGCCCCGCCGGTACCTCCATCCTGCAGGTGAGAGCTACCGATATTGACATGGGAGAGAACTCCCACATCGAGTACACGTTCGCCCAGGCGGCGGATAATGCCCGCCGCCTACTCCGCCTGGACAAGAACACCGGCTGGATCACGGTGCAGGGACCGGTGGACCGCGAGCAGTTCAGCCAATTCAGGTTCTACGTGCACGCCCGCGACAAGGGCCCCATACCCAAACAGGACAGGGCGTCGGTGGTGATCACGGTGCGGGACACGAACGATAACGCGCCAGCGATCGACATCCGAGGCATCGGTCTGGTCACTCATCGGGACGGCGTGGCCAGCATTGACGAGGACGCGACGGTCGACTCCGCCGTGGCCCTCGTCCAAGTGTCGGACCGCGACGAGGGGGAGAACGCGGCGGTGACTTGTATAGTGGCCGGGGACGTCCCTTTCCAGCTGAAACCCGCCAGTGAGTCGAGCAGcgagaagaagaagaagttcttcctgcaGACCACCACCGCCCTTGACTACGAGAAGGTGCGCGAGTACCTGATCCAGATCGTGGCGGTGGATTCGGGCAACCCCCCTCTTTCCAGCACCAACACTCTGAAGGTAAAGGTGGTGGATGTGAATGACAACGCGCCCAGCTTCGCGCAGAGCCGCATGCAGGTGGGGATCTTGGAAAATAACCGGCCCCCGACCTCGCTGCTGCGTGTGGAGGCCACGGACGCCGACAGCGGAAGCAATGCCGAGCTACTCTACTCCCTATATCCCGACCCGACCATCCAGAACTTGTTCCAGATTAACCCGGACACGGGCGAGGTGAGAGCCATCTCGGTGCTGGACCGCGAGCTGAGGGAGCGCTACGAGTTCAAAGTCGCCGCCGCCGACAAGGGGACCCCTAGTCTGAAGGGGACGGCCACCGTTGTGGTCAATGTGCTGGACGAGAACGACAACGACCCCCGGTTCATGCTTAACGCCTACAACTTTTCGGTGCGGGAGAACCTGCCCCCGTCCAGTCCAGTGGGCATGGTGACGGTGACGGACCTGGACAAGGAGGCGAATGCGCGGTTCACCCTGTCCGTAGAACCAGATAATGGCGAGTTTGAGATCCAGAACGGCACGGGTACCATACTCTCTCGGGTCTCCTTCGACCGGGAGCGCCAGAGCACCTACACTTTCCAGCTGAAGGCAATAGACGGCGGAACGCCCCCCAGGTCAGCCTATGTCAGTGTTATCATTAATGTTTTGGATGAAAACGACAACACACCCTTCATCACCCAACCATCCAATTCCTCCTTCCAACACATCAGTCCTCTCACCCCCATTGGCACACTAGTGGAACGAGTCAAAGCCGAAGACATGGACATTGGCCCCAATGCCAACTTGACTTATGAGATCGTTGGAGGTAACCCCTTTGACCTGTTCCGCATCTCCGCTGTCGGGAACGTGACCCTGGAGAAGGAACTCATGCGCAGGCACTACGGGTTGCACCGCCTTGTGGTCCAGGTGAGGGATGGGGGCACGCCAGCCCGCTTCGCCACCGCTTTGGTTCACTTGTATGTCAACGACACCATGGCCAACATTAGCCTGGTGGAAGCCCTGGTGGGCCACAGCCTCAACACCCCGTTGAACGTAGACATCGCCGGAGACCCCGAGTACGAGAAGAGCAAGCAACGGAGCAACGTCCTGTTCGGAGTGATCGCTGGGATTATCGCAGTCACGCTGGTGATCGTGGTGGTGGTCCTGATCCGCTACTGCAGGCAGAAGGAAGCCAAGAGTGGATACCAGGCCGGCAAAAAGGAAACCAAGGATTTGTACACACCCAAACAGACCAGTAAAAACACCAAGCACAAAGTTAAGAAAAGCAAACCGTCCAAACCCTCCAAACCTCTGGACGTCGAGGAGAGCGGCGCCCAGAGGGGATTACAATTCAACCTGATCAACGAATCGAGCACTGACAGTCCACGGATTCACCTGCCACTGAACTGTAACCCGGGTAGCCCCGACCTAGGGAGACACTACAGGTCgaactctcctctcccttccatcCAGCTGCACCCGCAGTCCCCGACTGCGGGGAAAAAGCACCAAGTCGTGCAAGACCTGCCCGCAGCCAACACCTTCGTCGGGACTGGGGACAGCAACTCTACTGGCTCGGACCAGTACTCAGATTACAGCTACAAGACCAATCCGCCCAAGTACAACAAACAG